The window CTAAAATATTCTCTCCGTTATAAATGATTTGCCCGCCACTGGGCTTTTCTAACAAGTTTATACAACGAAGTAAAGTGGACTTCCCTGATCCAGAGGAACCAATGATGCAAACAACTTCTCCCTTGTTCACCGAAAAATCTATATCTCTTAGAACCTCATGATTTCCGAAGGATTTACTTAAATGTTGAACTTCGATGACATTTTCCATAGATTTTTCCTCCTTCGTTTAATCTAAATTAGTATTATTTTTGGTTAACATAAGTTGTGGTGGTGGCTGCCCAATCATGCTGTAGTTTTCAGGTCCATCTAATTTTCTTTCTATATAACGTAATATTAATGTTACAGTAAACGTCATAACGAAATACAAAATACATGCTATAAAGAACGGTTCAAAGTACTTAAAGCTTATACCTGCAACTGTTTTCGCTTGAAAATATAGTTCCGTGACACCGATCACGTTTAATACCGATGTATCTTTAATATTTATGATAAATTGATTGCCTGTTGCTGGCAAAATATTTCGGATTACTTGAGGTAAAACAACACTCCACATTGTTTGAACGTGATTCATACCAATTGCTTGTGCAGCCTCGAATTGTCCTTTATCAATCGAAATGACACCACCCCGCACAATTTCTGCCATATAAGCTCCCGTGTTAATCGAAACGATGAATATCGCTGCCATTGTGCGGTCCATATCTATTCCAAAGGCTAGCGCAGACCCATAGAATATCACCATTGCTTGTACAATCATTGGTGTTCCTCTGAAAAATTCAATATATACAGAAAGTATCAGATTAACTATTTTTAATACAATACGTTTTAGTTTTCTTTCAGGCGTAGGAATTGTACGAATAACCCCTGCCAGTAAACCAATAACTGCTCCAATAATCGTCCCAATTATGGAGATTAATAGTGTCATTCCTGCTCCACGAAGGAACATCGGCCAGTTACTTGTAATCATCGAAATAATATATTCTATGCTCATACATTTCCCTCCTTCCAAATAAAAACCGACTGCAAAAAGATGCAGCCGGTATCACTTCATCCTTATTCTGCCGCTGGTTGGTTATTAATAGCAGCATCCATTATTTCTTGTCGCTCTTCTTCAGAAATTTCCGCTAAAATTTTGTTGATTGCCTCAGTTAAATCACTATCTTTTTTCAAACCTACAGCCACTGCTGTATCCTCTTCTTTTGCTTTAAATCCTTCCGTAAATTCAACCATTGCGAAGTTTTTATTTGCAGAAGAAGCACTAATCCCTTCTGGGCGCTCAGATACATAGCCATCAATAACTCCAGATTCCAAAGCTACACGCATTGCGGAGAAATTATCAGAGGCTGGTTGTTTTTTCACATCTTTAATTTGATCGATTACACCATAATGTGAAGTATTCAGCTGACCCGTAATTTTAGCACCACTAAAATCTTGAATAGAAGTAGCCCCTTCAAAAGGACCACCTTTTTTTACAACCATAACAAAGTTGGATGTATAATAGTTTTCTGAAAAGTCGATTGTTTCTTTACGCTCTTTTGTAGGAGACATTCCCGCTATAATTGCATCAATTTTATCTGATTGTAATGATGGTACAAGTCCATCCCATTCTGTTTTGACGATCACTAGCTCTTTTCCTAAACCATCTGCAATGCGTTTAGCAATTTCTACATCATATCCACCGGCATATTCTGCGTTTCCAGCAATCTTCACTCCACCATTGGAATCATCTAGCTGTGTCCAGTTAAAAGGTGCATAACCAGCTTCTAAACCTACTGTAAATGTATCTGCTGCTCCTTTAGAATCATCCGATGAAGATCCTGAAGTTTCTGTAGTGTCTGTTCCACAAGCTGCTATTAACAATAATAAGCTTGCGAATATCGTTAAAAGTACTAATCTCTTTTTCATTCTAATTACTCCCTTTTTTAATAATGTATGTTCGTTCCTATAAAAAAAGACAACTTGTACAAAAAAAGACCTGAGATGAACTCAGGTCGCAATATGTATAGTTGCCCTAAATCCTCTACTTTTCCCTAAATGAGATAGCACACCATTATAAACTGGGATGTTTATAGTGGACAGTCCTGCAATTATTAACTGCAGACCCAGCAAGTAATACCGAGCAATATTACAAACTTCGGCGACATTTCCTTCTCCCTAGTATCATAGCTTCTCAAACTCCACTAAGGACTGTTAAATATCGCGCCTCTACCTCACTATACTAAGTGAGGTCGTATTCAATTATGTTTCATAGTTTACAATACACGTATAATCCTGTCAACTGCTTCAGAATTATTATTTAGCTAAGTATATGTTATAATGATCAGTGGCAATATAAAAATAAAGAAAATTTAATTATTATTGCGTCTTTTCACATTGATAATTATTTTTTTTAATAGGAGTTGATATTATGGGATCTGTCCAGCTTACAGATCACAAAGTAACTGAAGAGATAGACAAAGATTATTCATTAGAGAAGGTACCCCGTAGCCAAAGAAATATGGGTTGGTTAAGTATAACCAATATTACATTAGGAATAGCCACTGCCATTTTTTACTTTCAAATGGGGAGCGTAATGGCTCTTCAATTTGGGGCACTTAATGCTATTATCTCCTCCATTTACGCAATAATAGTTGCCGGTATACTAGGAACCTTTATTGCTTACTTATCTGCAAAATCTGGTATGAATGTCAATTTATTATCCAGAGGAGGAGGTTTTGGCTATATAGGTGCTTCCTTAACGTCCTTCCTCTACGCGACAAACTTTATTATGTATTGTGCATTTGAAGGTCTCATTTTAGTTTCCGCGGTTCACACCTTCTTCCCCTCCCTACACGAATGGGCGCTAATCATTTTCTTCGGGTTTATCGTTATACCTTTAAATTGGTTTGGAATCAAACAGCTAGATAGAATACAAAGATGGTCTTTACCTATATTTGTTATTTTCTTAATAACAGCAATTGTTATATCGTTTTATGAGCCTCCTGTATTTGAAGGACCATTTTGGACTTATCTACCTGAAGGAGTACAAGTTGGAGGACAAGCTTTGCTTCTCTGCATAGGAATGCAACATGGAATAATGGGTCTAACAGCCCTCATAGCATCTGATTATGCACGTTTTCTAAAACCGAAAGATATTAAAATTGGATCTGTCGTAATCGGTTTTGTTCCGCAAATTTTCTGTTTCGGCATTATGGGTGGTCTAGGCATATGGTTTGGAGTTCGCTTAGGAGAACCGAATCCTGGAGTTTATATTGTAATGCTTCTCGGCATTGGCGGAGCATTGTTCACTATGTTAACCCAATTACGTATAAATATTACCAATATATATAGTAGTTCCCTATCTTTATCTAACTTCTTCGAAAACGTATTTAAATTTACACCTGGTCGCCGTTTTTGGGTTGTCGTAAGTGGAATCAGTGCAATAATCCTAATGCTAGGTGGAATTGTTAACCATTTAGATACCGCTATGACATTTCAAGGTGTATTTTTACTTTCATGGGCAGCTATATTAGTTACCGATGCATTAATCGTTAAAAAAGCTTTAAAAATTGGGAATGGTTATTATGAGGATCGCCAAGAATATTTATACAAATGGAATCCTGTTGGAGTTGTGTCTTTGATAATATCTAGTGGTCTAGGCACATTTGCAGCACTAGGTTATATGGGAACATTTTTACAAAGTACCGCTGCTTTTTTTGCAGCTATTCTAGCAGCAATTCTTACAGTTATTATTGCGGTATTAACAAAAGGTAAGTATTACAGTAAAGGTGCTGCGGATGATATTCCCAAAGAAGATTATATTGCATAACATTAATTACTACTTCTAATTTAGTAAATCTCTAAAGAATAGATAAAAAATATACTCATTATTGACATTAAAAAAGTAATCCATTTTTTGAGTTAACACTCGGGATGGATTACTTTTCACTTCTGACATCTTCTTTAAGAAAATTGTAGATTAGTGAAAATTTGCTTAAATTCCCTTTAAAAAGTGTAGCTTGCAATTTATATTATCAACAGGACATCAATTTCATCCATGTTACAATTCACTTTCTTTTTTCTATACTATTGTTAACAACATTTGCTATATTGTGAATGGTATTTTCAAGAGAGTCTATTTTATTTTCAAATCGATGCAATAAATAAATAGTGACTACAATGGGAAATCCAAAGTTTCCAATTAATTGTACGATGTTTTCCTCCCCGATCATGTTTATCCCCCTTTCCTTATTATTTACCATTCCTCAAGCAATTGACATACCTGTTGAGTAAAACCACATAACGTTTGATTTGTATTCTAAGAAACTCACTTGTCCAAAACGCATAAAATTGTACCTCGTGTTATTCCCTGATTTCCCTTCGATTAAGTTAATTGATATTTATTAGATTATACTAAATATTTATCATTTTTAGAATAATTATAAGTTGGGAAACATGCTCTAATTTATTAGATTATTAATATATAACTTAAACAACTTTCATAACTAGATGAAATTTTAATATTTCTTAATAAAAATTGGATAATTACTATACCTTTATTCTACAATTTTCTATTGCTTTCTATATTTTTCTACACATTGTTAGTCGTTTTGAGTCGAACGATTGAAAAAGGATATTTAGTTTTTTTCAAGAATTAGTACAATACTAATTCATAAGGGGTGAAGAAAATGAGTAGTATAGGTCATATAATAAAATCAGAAAGAATAAACCAAAGTATGAAACAAACCACATTGGCCAAGGGAATCTGCTCTACATCCTACTTAAGCAAAATAGAAAATAATTTAACTGTTCCAAGTGATGAAGTAATAACGTTTTTACTCAAAAAACTAAATATAGAAATAGATCAAGTATCAAGTGAAAAGGAAAATAAAATTATTACATCGTTATCCGAATTGTACAAAACCGCAGTTTTGAAGAGAGACAAAAAATTTATAAGAGAATCCTTGCATAAATTCACTTATCAAAAGCTATATTTTTTACAACTAAATAATTATTACAGTTATCACCTTTATCTGTTTCGTCTCCTATTAATACTAGATGACGAGGAGGATAAACTACAATCCACCTATAACATAATTGTGAAAATAAGAGATGATATAGACGAAAAACAAAAGTTTATAAATAATCTAAATTTGGGCATTTATAGTTATTTGGAGGGGAATTATCAAGATGCATTAAGTCGATTAGAGATGTCATTAGAATACGTAAATAATGGACTCCATGAAGAATGGGAAATAGCAGATTTTTATAATGTACTAAGCTTAACTTACTCTAAGTGTGATGAATTTTTTAATGCAATAAATTACGCGTCAAAATCATTACTATATTATAAAGACAATCTTTTATTTGAAAGAGCAATTGATAATTATATCGTTATAGGAATTGCACATAAAGAAATGAGAAAATTTCAAGAAGCAGAAAAGAACTATAATTTAGCTAGAAAACTAGCAATAGATTATAAACTGATTAATTATGAGGAGGTGATTTATCAAAATCTAGGTTCATTACATGCAATTCAAGGGAGTCATGAAAAAGCAATTGAGTTTTATAAGCTTAGTCTAAAAATTAAAGAAGAAGATTGTAATGCCGAAGGGTATTTACTAACAACTCTATCTATTATAAAACAGTATTCCAAACAGTCTGATCATCAACAGGTCCTCAAATGGTGTCAGAAAGGCTTAGATAAAATAGTAGAAGGAAAAAATTCTAAAAAAGAATATATTTCTTATTATTATCACCTTGAAATATATAAGCATTACCACAATTTAACCGACGAACTTGAAATGGTATTAAGGGAAGCCATAAGTTATTTTGAAAACGAAAAAGATGAACGTCATGTTCAAAAGTATTCTATATTATTGGCAGATTACCTTTTTAAACATCACAAATTTAAAGCAGCAAGTTTATATTATCAAAAAGCAAATAAGATTCTTTTTAAACAAAAATTTATTGTGAAATGGGAGGATTTATAAAATGAAAAAGAAGATTGTGTTGCTAACTTTATCAAGTATTGTCATCCTGACTTTGAGCTTTACAACAAACATAAAACAAATGAGTGAAAACGAAACTCCAAGACCTACATCAATAGAGAATAAATTTATTTAAAAAAGATCGAGTATTTAGAGCTGTATTTTTAAAGCAGTGTTCATTAAGTTGAAGGTCTCCATTCACATTACTGGAGCTATTGTGAAGAATCAGCTGAGGTTACTTAAAAACCGGCTATCCAAATGGATAGCCGGTTTATTGTTTGTTCTTATTATTGTTGCTATGGAAAACAGCTTACGTCTTTCAATAGCGAGATATTAAACCGTTTTTTCTAAAGAAAGATAATACTCTTTTTCTTTTTGTTCATCGAATCGACCTTCCCACTTAGCCATAACAATTGTAGCTAACGCATTTCCTACAACGTTGACAACTGTACGAGCCATGTCCAGAAGACGGTCAATTCCTGCGATGAATGCCAGGCCTTCCAGTGGAATACCGACTGTTCCTAAAGTCGCCAATAATACAACAAAAGATACACCTGGAACTCCTGCAATACCTTTAGAAGTGACCATAAGAACTAACACTAACGTAACTTGTTGTGAAATACTTAAGTCAATCCCATACATCTGAGCGATGAAGATAGCGGCAATTGCTTGATACAAAGTAGATCCATCCAAGTTAAATGAATACCCCGTTGGCACTACAAACGACACGATATCCTTTGGTGCTCCGAACTTCTCCATTTTCTCCATTACTTTTGGTAAAACTGTTTCCGAACTTGACGTTGAATACGCTAAAAGGAGTTCATCTTTTAATACTTTCAACAGATGGAATATATTAATACCTACAAATTTGGCTATTCCGCCAAGCACAACAATTATAAAGAATATC is drawn from Psychrobacillus sp. INOP01 and contains these coding sequences:
- a CDS encoding amino acid ABC transporter permease, which gives rise to MSIEYIISMITSNWPMFLRGAGMTLLISIIGTIIGAVIGLLAGVIRTIPTPERKLKRIVLKIVNLILSVYIEFFRGTPMIVQAMVIFYGSALAFGIDMDRTMAAIFIVSINTGAYMAEIVRGGVISIDKGQFEAAQAIGMNHVQTMWSVVLPQVIRNILPATGNQFIINIKDTSVLNVIGVTELYFQAKTVAGISFKYFEPFFIACILYFVMTFTVTLILRYIERKLDGPENYSMIGQPPPQLMLTKNNTNLD
- a CDS encoding transporter substrate-binding domain-containing protein, with amino-acid sequence MKKRLVLLTIFASLLLLIAACGTDTTETSGSSSDDSKGAADTFTVGLEAGYAPFNWTQLDDSNGGVKIAGNAEYAGGYDVEIAKRIADGLGKELVIVKTEWDGLVPSLQSDKIDAIIAGMSPTKERKETIDFSENYYTSNFVMVVKKGGPFEGATSIQDFSGAKITGQLNTSHYGVIDQIKDVKKQPASDNFSAMRVALESGVIDGYVSERPEGISASSANKNFAMVEFTEGFKAKEEDTAVAVGLKKDSDLTEAINKILAEISEEERQEIMDAAINNQPAAE
- a CDS encoding cytosine permease, which translates into the protein MGSVQLTDHKVTEEIDKDYSLEKVPRSQRNMGWLSITNITLGIATAIFYFQMGSVMALQFGALNAIISSIYAIIVAGILGTFIAYLSAKSGMNVNLLSRGGGFGYIGASLTSFLYATNFIMYCAFEGLILVSAVHTFFPSLHEWALIIFFGFIVIPLNWFGIKQLDRIQRWSLPIFVIFLITAIVISFYEPPVFEGPFWTYLPEGVQVGGQALLLCIGMQHGIMGLTALIASDYARFLKPKDIKIGSVVIGFVPQIFCFGIMGGLGIWFGVRLGEPNPGVYIVMLLGIGGALFTMLTQLRINITNIYSSSLSLSNFFENVFKFTPGRRFWVVVSGISAIILMLGGIVNHLDTAMTFQGVFLLSWAAILVTDALIVKKALKIGNGYYEDRQEYLYKWNPVGVVSLIISSGLGTFAALGYMGTFLQSTAAFFAAILAAILTVIIAVLTKGKYYSKGAADDIPKEDYIA
- a CDS encoding YvrJ family protein, translated to MIGEENIVQLIGNFGFPIVVTIYLLHRFENKIDSLENTIHNIANVVNNSIEKRK
- a CDS encoding helix-turn-helix transcriptional regulator, with the protein product MSSIGHIIKSERINQSMKQTTLAKGICSTSYLSKIENNLTVPSDEVITFLLKKLNIEIDQVSSEKENKIITSLSELYKTAVLKRDKKFIRESLHKFTYQKLYFLQLNNYYSYHLYLFRLLLILDDEEDKLQSTYNIIVKIRDDIDEKQKFINNLNLGIYSYLEGNYQDALSRLEMSLEYVNNGLHEEWEIADFYNVLSLTYSKCDEFFNAINYASKSLLYYKDNLLFERAIDNYIVIGIAHKEMRKFQEAEKNYNLARKLAIDYKLINYEEVIYQNLGSLHAIQGSHEKAIEFYKLSLKIKEEDCNAEGYLLTTLSIIKQYSKQSDHQQVLKWCQKGLDKIVEGKNSKKEYISYYYHLEIYKHYHNLTDELEMVLREAISYFENEKDERHVQKYSILLADYLFKHHKFKAASLYYQKANKILFKQKFIVKWEDL